The sequence CTCTGTGTCACTCATGAACGCCATCTACGGATGGGAGAGACTTAAAGAGGATCAAAAATGTCACCACCCGTTTCTTCTTGACTCcaaccaacaaataaaacatgcATGGAGAGAGGCTCCAATTCCTTGGTTATCTCCGGTTTTCCTTCGGTTCATTAATCCTTAATTCACACATCTGCTGAACCAAGTAAGTAGTTCTCAGTGTACCTTTATCAAGAAGTTGAAGCAAGTTCGAAGCTTTTCGACGACGACTGAAGAGAAGGAAATAAAACTCCGGTTTTGATAATTCGTAAACCGGTTCAgttttttctgatttaaaaattgtaaaccgGGTTTAATTGAGTTAAACCAaacccttttgttttgtttcttcttctcccttcactctctctctctgcgcCGCGTTTGCTTCCATCTTCCTCTCGATTGTTTCCTCTCAAATAGCCAAAGCTTCTTCGATCTTCTTCCTCGtgtggttttttttcttaaagtaagtatttttttttgttactcgttgatgttttttttttttattatttcaagtGGGTCTTAAGGCTTGTGTCGATATCGATTTCGAAGTAATCATAACTTAGGTTCTGggattttagaaaatttcttCGATCCCGATCaagatttttactttttttagaaACCTAGATTATTCAAGGAGTTATGGAATCATTGGGTGGAGTTAATATCAATGACATCGGAACCCTAGTTTCAATATCCCTGATTGTTTCAAAAAAACTGGTCTTTGACATCGTTTCTATGGTTCAATCTTCTGGAACAACATAGTTTGAGGATGGAGTATTAGTAGTATGTTCTAGACATTACAATGTTCTGTGTTGGTTTCTTCTAGTTGTATAAGTGGATTTGGTGGATATGCCATCGTGATTTGGGTTAATTGCAGATGCACTAGTGTTGATCTGATGAGTGATGGTTACACGAAAGGCATGATTGCTTTTGTATTGATGTTATATGGTGGTGATGGATTGGTTGTAGGATTATTTGATCTTGGATCTGATGAAAGCCTTTATGCCTTACCATGTTTTTGCATTTATAAATTCTTGAAAGAATATTGAATAAGAGTTTGGAGCTTCCTTATGGTAGATAGTTTCAGGGAACtactgtttttgttgttatagtATGTAGTTCTGTTGGATCCAAATGTTTCTCTGAGTGTTGTTTGAGTTGTTCTCTTTTTCCTTATATGCAAATATCAACGCAATTCCTGATTTCTTGAACTTAAACTTTAAATTCGTAGTAGGATCGAAGCAAATGGCTAGCAAATCTGGAAGTGGTGGCTTAAGAGAACCACCAAACGAGCAAGCTGTTCTGAACATCTATGAAGGCATGAGATCAGAGCTAAGCCAGATCTACTCTAACATAACTGAACTCGAGATGCAAGTGAGCGAACACTCTCTGGTCATCAACGCCATTCAGCCTCTCGATCAATCGAGGAAATGCTTCCGCATGATAGGAGGCGTTCTTGTCGAGAGAACCATTAAAGA comes from Camelina sativa cultivar DH55 chromosome 19, Cs, whole genome shotgun sequence and encodes:
- the LOC104766148 gene encoding probable prefoldin subunit 2; this encodes MASKSGSGGLREPPNEQAVLNIYEGMRSELSQIYSNITELEMQVSEHSLVINAIQPLDQSRKCFRMIGGVLVERTIKEVLPAVQRNKEGLEEVVKKLYETLEKKKKDLTEFEAKYKIRIRKQDDNKEEGNKKEGNAQGVLVGAASSSQ